The Rhizobium grahamii DNA window ACTTCAAGACGGTCGACCTGCTCAAGCGCAACCCGAACCTGAACATCGTGCAGTCGGCAGGCGGCCAGCACTTCACCTTCCTGATGGATTGCACGCAGGCGCCGTTCACCGACAACAACATCCGCCTCGCCGTCAAGCATGCCATCGACCGCGAGCAACTGCTGAAGACGGCTCTGCGCGGCTATGGCCGCATCGGCAACGATCATCCGATCCCGAGCACCGATCCCTTCTATGCCGCCGATCTGCCGCAGCGTCCTTACGATCCTGAAAAGTCGAAGTTCTATCTCAAGCAGGCCGGCCTCGATAACCTGAAGCTGACGCTGTCGGCCTCGGATGCCGCCTTCTCGGGCGCCGTCGATGCTGCCGCCATCTTCCGCACAGGCGCCGCCGCAAGCGGCATCGATGTCTCGATCAAGCGCGAGCCGGCCGATGGTTACTGGGACAATGTATGGATGAAGGCGCCTTTCTGCATGTCGTACTGGGGTGGCCGGCCGACCGCTGACCAGATGCTCACGATCGCCTATTCGTCCACCTCGGCGCAGAACGACACTCACTGGAAAAACGAGAAGTTCGATGCCAAGCTGCTCGAGGCACGCGCTCTTCTCGATAATCAGAAGCGCAAGGAAATCTACGCTGAACTGCAGGGGCTGATCTCGAACGAGGGCGGCGCCATGATCCCGATGTTCGGTGACTATCTCGATGCGACGTCCAAGAAGCTGAAGGGTGTGACGACGCATCCGATGTTCAACTTCATGGGCGCGCGCCTGGCAGAAAAGGTCTGGCTGGAATCGTAATGGCACGTCTTATCCTCAGGCGGATTGCTTTAGGCATCCTGACCCTTCTCCTGGTATCGGCGTTGATCTTCGCCGGTACCCAGCTCCTCCCCGGTGACGTTGCCTCGGCAATCCTCGGCCAGAACGCAACGCCGGAATCGCTTGCCGTGCTTCGCGGTCAGCTCGGTCTCGACCAGCCGATCCTGCAGCGTTACGTGACCTGGCTTGCCGGTTTCCTTACAGGTGACCTCGGCAATTCGCTCGCCAACCAGCAGCCGGTCGCCGAACTCCTGTGGCCACGCTTTTGGAATACGATGGCTCTTGCGGCATTTGCGGCGGTCATCAGTGTGCCGGTCGCCATCGTCCTCGGGCTTCTCAGCGCCGTCAATCGCGGCGGGATCTTCGACCGGATCGTCAATATTCTCGCCTTGGCCTTCGTGTCGCTGCCGGAATATTTCCTGGGCCTTCTGCTGATCCTCTTCCTGTCCATCCGCTTCAACCTGCTGCCGAGCCTTGCCGACACTTATGATGGCATGACTTTCATGGAGTGGGTGCAGGCAACCGCGCTGCCTGCGTTAACGCTCGTCCTCGTCACTGTGGCGCAGATGATGCGCATGACGCGCACCGCCGTGCTCTCGGTGATGGACCAAGCCTATGTGGAAACGGCCTATCTGAAGGGTCTGCGCACCCGCCGCGTCATCACCCGCCACGCCTTGCCGAATGCGGCCGCGCCTATCGTCAATGTCGTGGCGTTCAATATCGCCTACCTGATCACAGGCGTGGTTCTGGTCGAAGCGGTGTTCAACTACAACGGCCTGGGTCGCTTCATGGTCGATGCCGTTTCCAAGCGCGATCTGCCATTGGTCCAGGCTGCGGCCCTGGTCTTCGGCGCAGCATACGTGATCCTCAACATCGTGGCCGACGTCGCCGCCATCGCACTTAATCCGCGCCTGAGGCATCCTCGATGAAAGTTCAGAAGACAATTCCACTGACGGCCTGGATCGGTTTGACGATCGTTGCCGTCAACCTCATCTTTTTTGCCTTTGGTCCGCTGATTGCGCCCTATGGACAGGAGCAGATCGTCGGCGGACCGTTCGACCCTCGTTCTGCGGATTTCTGGTTCGGCCTTGATCAGAATGGTCGTGACATGGTTTCGCGCCTGCTCTACGGCGCCCAGATGTCGATCGGCGTGTCGCTTTCCGCTTCCCTGCTTTCCTTTGCCGTCGGCGTGCCGCTCGGCTTCCTCGCTGCCATCTTCGGCGGCTGGGTCGATACCGTCCTGTCGCGCATCGTCGACACGGTCATGTGCATTCCGGTGCTGATCTCGGCGCTCGTCGTGCTCCAGGCTTTGGGTTCGTCGCTGCCGGTGCTGATCGTCACGATCGCCCTGCTCGACTCCACCCGCGTCTTCCGTCTGGCGCGCATCGTTGCCCAAGGCGTCAACGTCTTGGAATATGCCGAAACCGCCCGCCTGCGCGGTGAGGGACTCGGATGGTTGATCCGCAAGGAAATCCTGCCCAACACGCTGCCGCCATTGATCGCGGAATTCGGCTTGCGCTTCTGCTTTACCTTCCTGTTCGTGGCCGGCTTGTCGTTCCTCGGGCTTGGCATCCAGCCGCCGTTCGCCGATTGGGGCGGCATGGTGAAGGACAACCAGCAGGCCATTCTTTACGGTCTTTACGCGCCGCTCTTTCCTGCTGCCGCGATCGCCATCCTCACCATTGGCGTCAATCTGGTTGTCGATTGGCTGCTGGCCAGCCGAACTGCCGTACAGGGGGCTGATCGATGAGCGACGAAACGATCCTTTCCATTCGCGGCCTTGTCGTTAAGGCACCCACGGGCGCCATTCTGGTCGATGGCGTCGATGTGGACCTTGCCCAAGGCGAAGTTCTCGGCCTCATCGGCGAATCCGGTGCCGGCAAGTCGACCATTGGTCTCGCCGCCATGGGCTACGGCCGCGGTGGCTGCCGTATTACCGACGGACGCATCGTCGTCGGCACGACATCGCTGATGGACGGAACGCGCGCGACGCGAGAAGGGGTGCGCGGAGCAAAGATTGCCTATGTCGCGCAAAGTGCGGCGGCATCTTTCAATCCGGCCAAGCGTATCGGCCAGCAGATCATGGAAGGGCCGCTGTATCACGGCCTCATGAACCGATCCGAAGCCGAAAGCTGGATGCTGGAGTTGCTGACTGCTCTGCAGCTACCGGATCCCAGCACCTTCGCACAGCGCTATCCCCATCAGGTTTCCGGTGGTCAGTTGCAGCGCGCCATGGTCGCCATGGCAATGGCTTGCCGTCCCGATATCCTGGTGCTCGACGAGCCGACGACGGCACTCGACGTAACGACGCAGATCGAGGTCCTGGCGCTCCTGCGCGAGTTGATTCAGCGTTACAACACCGCTGCGCTCTACATTACCCACGACCTTGCCGTCGTTGCTCAGATCGCAGACCGCATCATGGTGCTGCGGCATGGCAAGATGGTCGAGCTGGGAACGGCCGCCGAGGTGCTCGAGGCGCCAAAGCAGGACTATACCCGCAGGCTTGTGGCAGAACGTGAGGCCAGCATTGTCGGAGATCGATCGTCGCATCAGGCGGGCGACCTTCTGCTCGAGGTCAAGAATGCGGTCGCGTTCTATGGCAAGAAACAGGTCCTGACGGACGTTTCATGCCAGATCCGGCGCGGCGAGACGCTCGCTGTGGTCGGCGAGTCCGGTTCGGGGAAATCGACGCTTGCGCGTGTGATCGCCGGTCTTCCGCCGCACGGCACGGGCACCATCGACCTCGAAGGTCAGCGGCTCGCCACGGACTATCGAAAGCGCTCCAAGAAGCAGTTGCGCCGCATTCAGCTCGTCTATCAGCTGCCCGATGTCGCACTCAATCCGCGCCAGACCGTCGGTGAGATAATCGGCAGGCCGATGTCGTTCTACTTCGGCATGAAGGACAAGGAACAGCGGGTCGAGGTTGCTCGGCTGCTGGAACTGATCGGGCTGCCTGCCGAATTTACCGAGCGGCTGCCGGGTGCCCTGTCGGGTGGGCAGAAGCAGCGCGTCTGCATCGCGCGAGCCCTTGCGGCCAAGCCGGACCTGATTATCTGCGATGAGGTCACCTCTGCGCTTGATCCGCTGGTTGCCGAGGAAATCCTGAAGCTGCTTCGCAAGCTCCAGGACGAACTCAAGGTGTCCTATCTCTTCATCACCCATGATCTCGGCGTTGTGAAGCGCCTGGCGGACCGGACTATGGTGATGCAGCATGGACGCGTCATCGAGGAAGGCGCGACCAGCGAGATCTTCCGGCCTCCGCATGCGCCCTACACCGAGCAGTTGATCGCCTCCGTTCCGGAGCTGCGACGCGACTGGCTCGACGACGTACTCAAGTCTCGCGGCCAGCCGGCCGCCTGACCGACTATCTCCACTCACGAATGCTGGAACGACAATGACCGTCACGGTTGAAGAGCATATTTGGATCACCATGAGCGATGGCGTGCGCCTCGGCGCGCGCCTCTGGCTGCCCGATGGCGCTGAAAACGCGCCGGTACCGGCGGTCCTGGAATATATCCCCTACCGCAAGCGTGACGGAACACGCGGCCGCGACGAGCCCATGCACGGCTACTTCGCGGAACAGGGCTATGCCGCGATCCGCGTCGACATGCGTGGCACCGGCGAATCCGACGGCCATATGGCCGACGAGTATCTGAAGCAGGAGCAGGACGACGCGCTCGAGGTCATCGCCTGGATCGCCGCCCAGCCCTGGTGCGACGGCAACATTGGCATGATGGGCAAGAGCTGGGGTGGTTTCAACAGCCTCCAGGTTGCCGCTCGTCGCCCGCCGGCCCTCAAGGCCATCATTACCGCCTACTCCACGGACAATCGTTTTACCGACGATATCCACTACATGGGCGGGTTGCTGCTCAACGACAATCTCTGGTGGGGCACCATTATGCTGGCCTATCAGAGCCGGCCGCTCGACCCGGAAATCGTTGGAGACGAATGGCGAGCGCGCTGGATCGAGCGCCTGGAAAAGCTCCCGTTCTTTCCCGGCCTGTGGCTCGAGCACCAGCGGTACGATGAATACTGGAAGCATGGCTCCGTCTGTGAGGACTGGTCGGCAATCCAGTGCCCGGTACTGGCGATCGGAGCCTGGGCCGACAGCTACACGAACGCCGTTCCGCGCCTGCTTGAAAACCTGCAGGTGCCCCGCCGCGGGATTATCGGCCCATGGGGCCACGTTTATCCGCAGGATGGAGCGCCGGGTCCGGCGATCGGTTTCTTGCAGGAAGCCGTGCGCTGGTGGGACCAATGGCTGAAGGGCAAGGACACCGGCGTCATGGATGAGCCGATGCTTCGTGCCTACGTCAGCGACACCATCGAGCCGAATGGTTCGCGTGATTTCACGCCCGGCCGCTGGGTTGGCGAGGAAAGTTGGCCATCGAAAAAGATCGAGACGCGCCGGCTGGTTCTTGGCGCCGACCATGCGATGGGTCCGGCTTCCGCGCGGCAGGGAATGCTTTCGATTTCGTCGCCGCAAAGCCACGGCAAGGCCGGCGGCGAATGGATGGCGACCGGCTGCATCGGTGAGCATCCGACCGATCAGCGGCTCGATGACGGCGGCGCATTGGTTTTCGACACCGATGTTCTCGATGAGGCGTTCGACGTTCTGGGGGCTCCCGTCGTCAAGCTGAGGCTTTCGGCCGACCAGCCGGTGGCGCAGATTTCGTTGCGCTTGTCGGATGTTCTGCCGGATGGGCGTGTGACGCGCGTCAGCTACCAAGTGTTCAACCTCAACCATCACGTCAGCCACGAAGCGCCGGAAGCGCTGGTGCCCGGCAAGCCGATCGACGTCGCGATCAAGCTCAACGATTGCGGCTATCGCTTCGAAAAGGGGCACCGTATCCGTCTGTCGATCGCGACCGGTTACTGGCCAATGGTGTGGCCGGCTCCGGCAGCCGTGACGCTTTCGATCGATGCCGGCGAGAGCGCCCTTGAGCTTCCCGTGCGTCCGCAGCGACAGCAGGAACAGGCCGTTGCATTCGAGGCTCCGGCACACGGTCCCTTCACGCCCATCACGCAAGTCGATCCCGGCAGCGTACGCCGCTGGACGGAGCAGGACCACGTCACCGGCCTGACGACCTATGTGACGGAAGGTATCGGCGGGCTCTTCGGCGAAGGCGTGCTGCGTTTCGACGACATCGATACGCAACTCGGTCACAGCCTGAAGCGGGAACTTACGGTTCATGATGATGACCCGCTTTCCGCTCGCTACGTGCTGACACAACGCTACGAGATGGGTCGCGATGGCTGGCGGATTGATATTGCGAGCCGCACGGAAATGCGCTCCGACGCCGCGAACTTCTATCTCACCGGCACGCTGGAGGCGAAGGAGAACGGAACGGTCGTCGCAACCCGTCAATGGGACCAGACGATCGCACGCGATTTCCTCTGACACGGAACCGCCTGGTCCCAAGCAGGCGATGTTCTCACGGTGACCGGGCACCCGCTGCCCGGTCACCGTGTTCCCTTCCGCGCCCTTATTGCAGCGTGAGTTAGCTTCCGTTCCGCGCTTTCGATCGCCTGAATTGCCGTCGTCGCCGATCCGTTTGAGGGTAATTGTTAGGATTTCTCGGGTAGGTAGATCTGCCTACAGATATCCTTCGATTAGTGCCATCGGAACACCATGAGCGAATTCCAGAACAGAGCCGTCCGCCTTATCACCGCCTGCGAAGGGGAGGGTGCGCTTGCGGATCTGCCAAAGCGTTTCAGCAACCTCCTGACCGGAATTGCGGAACTGCATAGCGTCGTGGGCAAGCCCGTCGACAATGTTGATCTCAGCAAGTTGCAGGGCCAATCCAAAGGTCAGACGCGTAGCGTCGATGTCGTTATCGGCGACCTGATGAGAGAGCTGGCCGCAATCGGTTACCTGCACGACATCGATATCATGCAGGCCGGTTACAACGGGCTCGATAGCCGCCTGCAGGACATCAAGC harbors:
- a CDS encoding ABC transporter substrate-binding protein, giving the protein MSSNKPTFELTRRGFMAGTAGFGVMSAAGLIGMPALAAGEKPKKGGVLKLGIGGGSTTDNFDPRILKDWVPVNQAYMVMNGLVEIDANNNAVPELFESWETKPGALEWTFKVRQGVTFHNGKSLTADDIIYSLNLHRGETSSGARSVAAQFADVAKVSDSEIKITLTSGNADLPYILSDYHFLVVPDGWTDFNKPVGTGPFVYDTYQPGVRARFKRNESYWKPNAAWVDAVEVIVINDIAARTNAMMSGQVHAINQLDFKTVDLLKRNPNLNIVQSAGGQHFTFLMDCTQAPFTDNNIRLAVKHAIDREQLLKTALRGYGRIGNDHPIPSTDPFYAADLPQRPYDPEKSKFYLKQAGLDNLKLTLSASDAAFSGAVDAAAIFRTGAAASGIDVSIKREPADGYWDNVWMKAPFCMSYWGGRPTADQMLTIAYSSTSAQNDTHWKNEKFDAKLLEARALLDNQKRKEIYAELQGLISNEGGAMIPMFGDYLDATSKKLKGVTTHPMFNFMGARLAEKVWLES
- a CDS encoding ABC transporter permease, whose protein sequence is MARLILRRIALGILTLLLVSALIFAGTQLLPGDVASAILGQNATPESLAVLRGQLGLDQPILQRYVTWLAGFLTGDLGNSLANQQPVAELLWPRFWNTMALAAFAAVISVPVAIVLGLLSAVNRGGIFDRIVNILALAFVSLPEYFLGLLLILFLSIRFNLLPSLADTYDGMTFMEWVQATALPALTLVLVTVAQMMRMTRTAVLSVMDQAYVETAYLKGLRTRRVITRHALPNAAAPIVNVVAFNIAYLITGVVLVEAVFNYNGLGRFMVDAVSKRDLPLVQAAALVFGAAYVILNIVADVAAIALNPRLRHPR
- a CDS encoding ABC transporter ATP-binding protein; amino-acid sequence: MSDETILSIRGLVVKAPTGAILVDGVDVDLAQGEVLGLIGESGAGKSTIGLAAMGYGRGGCRITDGRIVVGTTSLMDGTRATREGVRGAKIAYVAQSAAASFNPAKRIGQQIMEGPLYHGLMNRSEAESWMLELLTALQLPDPSTFAQRYPHQVSGGQLQRAMVAMAMACRPDILVLDEPTTALDVTTQIEVLALLRELIQRYNTAALYITHDLAVVAQIADRIMVLRHGKMVELGTAAEVLEAPKQDYTRRLVAEREASIVGDRSSHQAGDLLLEVKNAVAFYGKKQVLTDVSCQIRRGETLAVVGESGSGKSTLARVIAGLPPHGTGTIDLEGQRLATDYRKRSKKQLRRIQLVYQLPDVALNPRQTVGEIIGRPMSFYFGMKDKEQRVEVARLLELIGLPAEFTERLPGALSGGQKQRVCIARALAAKPDLIICDEVTSALDPLVAEEILKLLRKLQDELKVSYLFITHDLGVVKRLADRTMVMQHGRVIEEGATSEIFRPPHAPYTEQLIASVPELRRDWLDDVLKSRGQPAA
- a CDS encoding CocE/NonD family hydrolase, which translates into the protein MTVTVEEHIWITMSDGVRLGARLWLPDGAENAPVPAVLEYIPYRKRDGTRGRDEPMHGYFAEQGYAAIRVDMRGTGESDGHMADEYLKQEQDDALEVIAWIAAQPWCDGNIGMMGKSWGGFNSLQVAARRPPALKAIITAYSTDNRFTDDIHYMGGLLLNDNLWWGTIMLAYQSRPLDPEIVGDEWRARWIERLEKLPFFPGLWLEHQRYDEYWKHGSVCEDWSAIQCPVLAIGAWADSYTNAVPRLLENLQVPRRGIIGPWGHVYPQDGAPGPAIGFLQEAVRWWDQWLKGKDTGVMDEPMLRAYVSDTIEPNGSRDFTPGRWVGEESWPSKKIETRRLVLGADHAMGPASARQGMLSISSPQSHGKAGGEWMATGCIGEHPTDQRLDDGGALVFDTDVLDEAFDVLGAPVVKLRLSADQPVAQISLRLSDVLPDGRVTRVSYQVFNLNHHVSHEAPEALVPGKPIDVAIKLNDCGYRFEKGHRIRLSIATGYWPMVWPAPAAVTLSIDAGESALELPVRPQRQQEQAVAFEAPAHGPFTPITQVDPGSVRRWTEQDHVTGLTTYVTEGIGGLFGEGVLRFDDIDTQLGHSLKRELTVHDDDPLSARYVLTQRYEMGRDGWRIDIASRTEMRSDAANFYLTGTLEAKENGTVVATRQWDQTIARDFL
- a CDS encoding ABC transporter permease; its protein translation is MKVQKTIPLTAWIGLTIVAVNLIFFAFGPLIAPYGQEQIVGGPFDPRSADFWFGLDQNGRDMVSRLLYGAQMSIGVSLSASLLSFAVGVPLGFLAAIFGGWVDTVLSRIVDTVMCIPVLISALVVLQALGSSLPVLIVTIALLDSTRVFRLARIVAQGVNVLEYAETARLRGEGLGWLIRKEILPNTLPPLIAEFGLRFCFTFLFVAGLSFLGLGIQPPFADWGGMVKDNQQAILYGLYAPLFPAAAIAILTIGVNLVVDWLLASRTAVQGADR